One window of Triticum dicoccoides isolate Atlit2015 ecotype Zavitan chromosome 5A, WEW_v2.0, whole genome shotgun sequence genomic DNA carries:
- the LOC119303147 gene encoding serine/threonine-protein kinase TOUSLED-like, which translates to MSAAGEDIVQHLSSNSNPSSSKLAKLEARMAGKAVSVPPPSPPHHPVVAPASAPTFMDQEELPESSSSSDDDNGEEFLIQKNTLKRPRSPDDDHGLALGNFEGSANAAAKVLDVMDTRLPSENPSRKRQGRGRGRGGTGRGRGSKTVDQTRHTSASSVTVSNGQHDKLTNMDSRTSVLPGNDDRTALHEELSLLRGKVAFLEEELNKSRQEVTEYHQLSDRLAKELKDFKDQDQQKKSKQMKVLSDLLIAVSKAERQEARMKLKQESFRLGNIGVMRAGTVISETWEDGQAIKDLNAHLKSLLETKEAVERHRKSLKKRQSSDKGDGSDAETSMSEEDFLLQDEICKSRLTSIKREEEQYLRERDRYELEKGRLIREMKRLRDEDGSRFNNFQILHHRYALLNLLGKGGFSEVYKAFDLVEYKYVACKLHGLNAQWSEEKKQSYIRHAIREYNIHKTLVHTNIVRLWDIFEIDHNTFCTVLEYCSGKDLDAVLKATPILPEKEARIIIVQVFQGLVYLNKKAQKIIHYDLKPGNVLFDEVGVTKVTDFGLSKIVEDDVGSQGMELTSQGAGTYWYLPPECFDLSRTPFISSKVDVWSAGVMFYQMLYGRRPFGHDQTQERILREDTIINARKVEFPSKPTVSNEAKELIRRCLTYNQSERPDVLSIAQDPYLSYAKR; encoded by the exons ATGTCGGCCGCGGGGGAGGACATAGTGCAGCACCTCTCGTCGAATTCCAACCCGTCCTCGTCCAAGCTCGCCAAGCTCGAGGCGCGCATGGCCGGCAAGGCCGTCTCggtgccgcccccgtcgccgccgcaccacccgGTGGTCGCCCCCGCCTCGGCCCCCACCTTCATGGACCAGGAGGAGCTGCCCGAGTCCTCCTCCTCTTCGGATGATGAT AATGGCGAGGAGTTCTTGATACAGAAGAACACACTGAAGCGTCCGAGATCCCCGGATGATGACCATGGCCTAGCTCTtggaaattttgag GGATCAGCTAATGCGGCAGCAAAAGTATTAGATGTCATGGACACACGACTCCCTTCGGAAAACCCAAGCAGAAAAAGGCAGGGCCGTGGAAGGGGACGTGGTGGAACAGGACGAGGGCGTGGCTCAAAGACGGTTGATCAAACGCGCcatacttcggcttcttcagtaacTGTCTCAAATGGTCAACATGACAAATTAACCAACATG GATTCCCGAACAAGTGTTCTACCTGGGAATGATGACAGGACTGCTTTACAC GAAGAATTATCACTGTTACGTGGTAAAGTTGCATTTTTGGAGGAGGAGCTTAACAAATCGCGTCAAGAAGTAACGGAGTATCACCAACTTAGTGATAGGTTAGCTAAG GAATTGAAGGATTTCAAGGatcaagatcaacaaaagaaatcaAAG CAAATGAAGGTCCTATCTGATCTGCTCATAGCAGTATCAAAAGCAGAAAGGCAAGAAGCACGGATGAAGTTAAAGCAGGAATCTTTCAGACTCGGGAACATTGGTGTTATGAG AGCTGGGACTGTCATATCTGAAACATGGGAGGATGGTCAGGCAATAAAGGACCTTAATGCGCATCTT AAATCATTGCTGGAAACTAAAGAGGCTGTTGAAAGACATCGTAAATCTCTAAAGAAACGACAATCATCTG ATAAGGGTGATGGAAGTGATGCTGAAACTAGCATGTCCGAGGAAGATTTCCTCTTACAGGACGAGATATGTAAATCTCGGTTAACAAGTATCAAGCGG gaggAAGAACAGTATCTGCGAGAAAGAGATCGATATGAATTAGAAAAGGGTAGGCTTATACGTGAAATGAAGCGTCTCAGAGATGAGGATGGATCCCGCTTTAATAACTTCCAAATTCTTCACCATCGATATGCTCTGTTAAATCTTCTTGGAAAGGGAGGGTTTAGTGAGGTGTACAAG GCTTTTGACTTGGTGGAATACAAGTACGTGGCCTGTAAACTTCATGGTTTGAATGCTCAGTGGAGTGAGGAGAAAAAGCAAAGCTACATACGGCATGCGATTCGTGAATATAATATCCATAAGACTCTGGTGCATACAAACATTGTCAGGCTATGGGACATATTCGAGATTGATCACAACACATTCTGCACTGTCCTAGAATATTGCAGCG GCAAGGATCTCGATGCAGTCCTTAAAGCAACGCCAATTCTTCCAGAAAAGGAAGCAAGGATCATAATTGTTCAAGTGTTCCAGGGCCTTGTTTATCTTAACAAAAAGGCTCAAAAGATCATCCACTATGACCTCAAACCAGGCAACGTTCTCTTCGACGAAGTTGGTGTTACAAAAGTCACAGACTTTGGCCTCAGCAAGATAGTGGAGGATGACGTTGGGTCTCAGGGAATGGAACTCACTTCGCAGGGAGCTGGAACCTATTG GTATCTGCCACCAGAATGCTTTGATCTCAGCAGAACACCATTTATTTCATCTAAG GTGGATGTTTGGTCAGCTGGTGTAATGTTTTATCAGATGCTATATGGGAGGCGTCCTTTTGGCCATGACCAGACCCAAGAGAGAATACTTCGAGAAGATACAATTATCAATGCACGCAAGGTGGAATTCCCTTCAAAGCCAACTGTATCAAACGAGGCAAAG GAACTGATACGCCGTTGCTTGACATACAATCAATCGGAGAGGCCAGACGTACTATCAATAGCTCAAGATCCTTATCTCTCTTATGCAAAGAGGTAG
- the LOC119303146 gene encoding beta-glucosidase BoGH3B-like, producing the protein MADGGHPGAVLAALLLVWAVLGAEADHALYKDAAQPVEARVADLLGRLTLAEKVGQMTQIERLVATPEVLRDNFIGSLLSGGGSVPRKGATAKEWADMVDGFQRACMSTRLGIPMIYGIDAVHGNNNVYGATIFPHNVGLGATRDPDLVKRIGEATALEVRATGIQYAFAPCIAVCRDPRWGRCYESYSEDPRIVQSMTELIPGLQGDVPKNFTSGMPFVAGKNKVVACAKHFVGDGGTVNGINEDNTVINREGLMNIHMPAYFDALAKGVSTVMISYSSWNGVKMHANQDLVTGYLKDTLKFQGFVISDWMGIDKLTTPYGADYPYSVKASILAGLDMIMVPKNYTQFISILTGYVNSGVVPMSRIDDAVTRILRVKFAMGLFENPYADPAMAEQLGKQEHRDLAREAVRKSLVLLKNGKTSDGPMLPLSKKARKILVAGSHADNLGYQCGGWTIEWQGDSGRITVGTTILDAVRATVDPSTTVVFAENPDAEFVKKGGFSYAIVAVGEHPYTETAGDNLNLTIPEPGLSTVEAVCGAVQCATVLISGRPVVAQPLLAASDALVAAWLPGSEGQGVTDALFGDYGFTGRLARTWFKSVEQLPMNVGDAHYDPLFPLGFGLTTEGASQGDGVAIHSSM; encoded by the exons ATGGCAGACGGCGGCCACCCCGGCGCTGTGCTCGCCGCGCTCCTGCTCGTCTGGGCCGTGCTCGGCGCCGAGGCCGACCACGCGCTGTACAAGGACGCTGCGCAGCCCGTGGAGGCGCGCGTCGCCGACCTCCTGGGGCGGCTGACGCTCGCGGAGAAGGTCGGGCAGATGACGCAGATCGAGCGGCTGGTCGCGACGCCGGAGGTGCTCAGGGACAACTTCATCGGCAGCCTGCTGAGCGGCGGCGGCAGCGTGCCGCGGAAGGGCGCGACGGCCAAGGAGTGGGCGGACATGGTGGACGGCTTCCAGAGGGCCTGCATGTCGACGCGGCTCGGCATCCCGATGATCTACGGCATCGACGCAGTGCACGGCAACAACAACGTCTACGGCGCCACCATCTTCCCCCACAACGTCGGCCTCGGCGCCACCCGGGACCCCGACCTGGTGAAGAGGATCGGCGAGGCCACCGCGCTCGAAGTCAGAGCCACCGGCATCCAGTACGCCTTCGCGCCGTGCATCGCG GTGTGCAGAGATCCGAGGTGGGGGCGGTGCTACGAGAGCTACAGCGAGGACCCCCGGATCGTGCAGTCCATGACGGAGCTCATCCCGGGCCTGCAGGGCGACGTCCCCAAGAACTTCACCAGCGGCATGCCTTTCGTCGCCGGGAA GAACAAGGTGGTGGCCTGCGCAAAGCACTTCGTCGGCGACGGAGGCACGGTGAACGGCATCAACGAGGACAACACCGTCATCAACCGCGAGGGCCTCATGAACATCCACATGCCGGCCTACTTCGACGCTCTCGCCAAGGGCGTCTCCACCGTCATGATCTCCTACTCCAGCTGGAACGGGGTCAAGATGCACGCCAACCAAGATCTAGTCACCGGATACCTCAAAGACACGCTCAAATTCCAG GGCTTCGTGATCTCAGATTGGATGGGCATTGACAAGCTCACCACCCCTTATGGGGCGGACTACCCCTACTCGGTCAAGGCTTCCATTCTTGCTGGCCTTGACATG ATCATGGTGCCTAAGAACTACACGCAGTTCATCAGCATCCTGACTGGCTACGTCAACAGCGGAGTAGTCCCGATGAGCAGGATCGACgacgccgtcacccggatcctgcgCGTCAAGTTCGCCATGGGCCTCTTCGAGAACCCCTACGCCGATCCCGCCATGGCTGAGCAGCTAGGCAAGCAG GAGCACAGAGATTTGGCGAGGGAGGCCGTGAGGAAGTCGCTGGTGCTCCTGAAGAATGGCAAGACGAGCGACGGGCCAATGCTGCCGTTGTCCAAGAAGGCGCGCAAGATCCTCGTCGCCGGCAGCCACGCCGACAACCTGGGCTACCAGTGCGGCGGCTGGACGATCGAGTGGCAGGGCGACTCCGGGCGCATCACCGTGGGCACCACCATCCTCGACGCCGTGAGGGCGACCGTGGACCCGTCGACCACCGTGGTGTTCGCGGAGAACCCGGACGCGGAGTTCGTCAAGAAGGGCGGCTTCTCCTACGCCATCGTGGCGGTGGGCGAGCACCCGTACACGGAGACAGCGGGCGACAACCTGAACCTGACCATCCCGGAGCCCGGGCTGAGCACCGTGGAGGCGGTGTGCGGCGCGGTCCAGTGCGCGACGGTGCTCATCAGCGGGCGGCCCGTGGTGGCCCAGCCGCTGCTAGCCGCCTCGGACGCGCTGGTGGCGGCGTGGCTGCCCGGCTCGGAGGGGCAGGGCGTGACCGACGCGCTGTTCGGCGACTACGGGTTCACCGGGAGGCTGGCGCGGACGTGGTTCAAGTCGGTGGAGCAGCTGCCGATGAACGTCGGCGACGCGCACTACGACCCGCTCTTCCCGCTCGGCTTCGGCCTCACCACCGAGGGGGCCTCGCAAGGGGACGGGGTGGCGATACACAGCAGCATGTGA